ATTGAGCGTTTAGAAAAAATCATTGCTTTAAAACATGAACAAATCGATACATCTAAAGCAAATCTTGATGAATTAAATGCTTCTTTAGAAAGTGTAAAGTCTGAAGTAGATGAAAAACTTGAAAAAATCAATGCTGATCGCCAAGAAGTATTCAAGAAAAAAGAGCAACTTCTTTCAGAGATCAATCAAAAAGGTTTAGCGTTCTATCAAAAAATTCGTCGTTGGGCAAAAAATACAACAGTTGTTCCTGTTGAAGACCAAGCGTGTATGGGTTGTCACATGGTAATCGGTGATAAAGTTTACTCTGATGTAATTCGTGGAGAAGATATTACTACATGTCCTCATTGTGGTCGTATCCTTTACGTGAAAGCTAGCGAAGAGTAGGCTTTGCCTTTCACTCTTCTTTACTACGTTTTAGGTGTAGTGCTCTATATTGTAGCACTACCGCTTCTTGTAATTTTATCTTTTAAATACAAGTATAAAGAATCTATTCCGGCTCGTTTTTTTCTTTTTAAAAACCCTCGTTTTAAAACTTTTAACACTATCTGGTTTCATGTATGTTCTCTCGGTGAAGCAAGAGCTTTAAAACCTATTTTAAAAGAGTTAAATCAAAAAGTGTGTATTACAACAATTACACATACGGGTCAAGTTGAAGCAAAAAAATATGATGCAGAGGTACGTTACCTGCCTTATGAGAACTTTTTACCGTTTTGGATTAGAAAACAGAAACTGCTTGTAGTATTGGAAGCTGAGTTTTGGTACCTGTTATTTGTAGTAGCTTTTAACAAGGGTGCCAAGATAATTTTACTCAATGGAAGAATTTCCGATAAAAGTGTAAAAAGCTATCTGCAGTTTGCATGGTTTTACAAAAAG
This is a stretch of genomic DNA from Sulfurimonas sp. C5. It encodes these proteins:
- a CDS encoding C4-type zinc ribbon domain-containing protein encodes the protein MNKHLKQLIDLSIVDKEIDAFEPQIEEANYKYEAALAKTKSIESDIENLTNEIKEEELKKSKNELHLSELSNKLEENAKKSAEVKTEREMKSLQLEEEIAKEQITFANEEIERLEKIIALKHEQIDTSKANLDELNASLESVKSEVDEKLEKINADRQEVFKKKEQLLSEINQKGLAFYQKIRRWAKNTTVVPVEDQACMGCHMVIGDKVYSDVIRGEDITTCPHCGRILYVKASEE